From a region of the Tenggerimyces flavus genome:
- a CDS encoding alpha/beta hydrolase family protein: MLTRTSFRFSPTGRYAACLAADRPGAWQLETWLLDPPVPPRRVEQPRPNGPRAQVLPMDDGRILLCQPTDAEREHEILLAGADGRAHSLGTITADGLRLLEHPNPQILAVAVASFRNQTTTLSLVRAEDPYIRPSLTLEGLVGGGTWLDGTGRWLALNRAQNKKVSAIAVNLRTRSVTPLWPEDRGLRLLFATPDIRVVADAQHRVGWCRPGGEPSWPAGLEDARRLWPLAADPWSRRIAFRVDDGSTSRLAILIPGLDQLSYVRLPAGTLGATASWTEAGLRVPFAGQLHVPGIAEVRPGSAQPFRMLHGLRPAGGPGGGGPQLERFEGPSGPVDAVVYGDWRTAPKVLVALHGGPDAAWQLQPDQMLTELAGLGLAVVAVNPTGSRGSGSIAGAWGGPDLADVRAVASTLAARRGPLLLLGTSYGAYLALLTLGADPELWSRGAVLAPFLSGPRLYLDARPRVRALLDRLGGRSLYQDALGPRDALHFADQIRVPVLIVHGARDDVIPASHSRELYARLTPRHFGVRYLELADAGHDLLTGPSAGQVLEVLRAFLADSREPREMATTNLLTPPRVPAAAGAMREGR, encoded by the coding sequence ATGTTGACCCGGACGAGCTTCCGCTTCTCCCCCACCGGGCGCTACGCCGCCTGCCTGGCGGCGGACAGACCGGGAGCCTGGCAGTTGGAAACCTGGCTTCTGGACCCGCCCGTACCGCCACGCCGCGTCGAGCAACCACGGCCGAACGGACCACGCGCGCAGGTGCTCCCGATGGACGACGGGCGCATCCTGCTGTGCCAGCCGACGGACGCCGAACGCGAGCACGAGATCCTGCTCGCCGGCGCCGACGGCCGGGCACACTCGCTCGGCACGATCACCGCCGACGGGCTGCGGCTGCTGGAGCATCCGAACCCACAGATCCTCGCGGTGGCCGTCGCGTCGTTCCGGAACCAGACCACGACGCTGTCGCTGGTGCGCGCGGAGGACCCGTACATCCGCCCGTCGCTCACGCTCGAGGGGCTGGTCGGCGGCGGGACGTGGCTGGACGGGACCGGTCGCTGGCTGGCGTTGAACCGGGCGCAGAACAAGAAGGTCAGCGCGATCGCGGTCAACCTGCGGACCCGTTCGGTCACGCCGCTGTGGCCGGAGGACCGCGGGCTGCGGCTGCTGTTCGCGACCCCGGACATCCGGGTGGTGGCCGACGCGCAGCATCGGGTCGGCTGGTGTCGTCCGGGTGGCGAGCCGTCCTGGCCAGCGGGGCTGGAGGACGCCCGCCGGCTGTGGCCACTCGCAGCGGACCCCTGGTCGCGGCGGATCGCGTTCCGGGTGGACGACGGGTCGACGTCGCGGCTGGCGATCCTCATCCCGGGGTTGGACCAGCTGAGCTACGTACGGCTGCCGGCCGGCACGCTCGGCGCGACGGCGTCGTGGACCGAGGCGGGGCTGCGGGTGCCGTTCGCGGGGCAGCTGCACGTGCCCGGGATCGCGGAGGTGCGGCCGGGGTCGGCGCAACCGTTCCGGATGCTGCACGGCCTGCGGCCGGCGGGTGGTCCGGGCGGAGGCGGACCGCAGCTGGAGCGCTTCGAGGGGCCGTCGGGTCCGGTGGACGCGGTCGTGTATGGCGACTGGCGTACGGCACCGAAGGTGCTCGTCGCGCTGCACGGCGGGCCGGACGCGGCGTGGCAGCTGCAGCCGGACCAGATGCTGACCGAGCTGGCGGGGCTGGGGCTCGCGGTCGTGGCGGTGAACCCGACCGGATCGCGGGGGTCCGGGTCGATCGCCGGTGCCTGGGGCGGCCCGGACCTTGCCGACGTACGCGCGGTCGCTTCGACGCTGGCTGCTCGACGCGGACCGCTGCTGCTGTTGGGCACCTCGTACGGCGCGTACCTTGCGCTGCTCACGCTCGGCGCGGACCCCGAGCTGTGGTCCCGGGGCGCGGTGCTGGCACCGTTCCTGTCCGGCCCGCGGCTCTACCTGGACGCGCGGCCGCGGGTGCGTGCTCTGTTGGACCGCCTGGGTGGACGCTCGCTGTACCAGGACGCGCTGGGGCCGCGGGACGCGCTGCACTTCGCGGACCAGATCCGCGTACCAGTCCTGATCGTCCACGGCGCGCGGGACGACGTGATCCCGGCGTCGCACTCGCGTGAGCTGTACGCCCGACTGACGCCCCGGCACTTCGGCGTTCGGTACCTGGAACTCGCGGACGCGGGGCACGACCTGCTCACCGGTCCGTCGGCCGGCCAGGTGCTGGAAGTGCTGCGCGCGTTCCTCGCCGACTCGCGGGAACCCCGCGAGATGGCGACCACGAACCTCCTGACGCCGCCACGGGTGCCCGCGGCGGCCGGCGCCATGCGTGAAGGGAGGTGA